In Larimichthys crocea isolate SSNF chromosome VI, L_crocea_2.0, whole genome shotgun sequence, one genomic interval encodes:
- the necap2 gene encoding adaptin ear-binding coat-associated protein 2 has product MAEDNSYESMLCVKPEVHVYRIPPRASNRGYRAADWKLDEPAWSGRMKITAKGKMAYIKLEDRNTGELFAQAPVEQYPGCVVEAVTDSSRYFVIRIEDGNGRHAFIGLGFADRGDSFDFNVALQDHFKWVKQEGELAKMEATQSAAPKLDLSFKEGQTIKISIGNIKKKEAGGAKARPMGGGLLPPPPGAKAGGLMPPPVGQQTVPAVQTNTAALLDFGSSVPAAQPSSDLWGDFTSAGSNSSKDAVKPGWVQFS; this is encoded by the exons ATGGCAGAAGACAACAGCTATGAGTCAATGCTGTGTGTAAAGCCCGAGGTCCATGTTTATCGGATCCCGCCGCGGGCCTCGAACCGCGGATATCG cGCTGCTGACTGGAAGCTGGATGAACCAGCGTGGAGCGGTAGGATGAAAATCACAGCTAAGGGCAAGATGGCCTACATTAAGTTAGAGGACAGaaacacag GAGAGTTGTTTGCCCAAGCTCCGGTCGAACAGTATCCAGGGTGTGTAGTCGAAGCAGTCACAGACTCCAGCAGGTATTTTGTGATCCGGATAGAGGATGGAAATG gaCGTCATGCTTTTATTGGTCTGGGTTTTGCCGATCGTGGAGACTCGTTTGACTTCAACGTAGCTTTACAAGATCATTTTAA GTGGGTGAAGCAAGAAGGCGAACTCGCAAAAATGGAAGCTACTCAAAGCGCCGCACCAAAGCTGGACCTCAGCTTCAAAGAAGGACAGACTATCAAGATCAGCATCGGG AATATCAAGAAGAAGGAAGCAGGTGGTGCCAAAGCACGGCCTATGGGTGGGGGGCTGCTCCCACCTCCACCAGGTGCAAAGGCCGGAGGTTTGATGCCACCTCCGGTGGGACAGCAGACAGTCCCAGCTGTACAGACGAACACAG CCGCTCTTTTAGACTTTGGCTCCTCCGTCCCTGCAGCCCAGCCCAGCTCTGACTTGTGGGGCGATTTCACATCTGCAGGCTCCAA ctCCAGTAAAGATGCTGTCAAACCAGGATGGGTGCAGTTTAGTTGA
- the LOC104928011 gene encoding SUZ domain-containing protein 1: MEDEEVAESWEEAADSGEIERRLEAKLKINQEAKHKKSNLGSGGSPVRTAIVIQDDSLPAAPPPQIRILKRPSNNGTAGNAASSSRPSQQMKSLAQREAEYAEARRRILGSASSDDTPQDNPCQDRPARMSTQQPSEPVRPNNHVIRQPTGPDGTSGFRLCR; this comes from the exons ATGGAGGATGAAGAGGTTGCAGAGAGCTGGGAAGAGGCGGCGGACAGCGGG GAAATCGAGAGGAGGCTTGAGGCtaagctgaaaataaatcaggaggcaaa ACACAAGAAGTCCAATCTGGGTTCGGGTGGCTCACCTGTTCGGACTGCTATTGTAATCCAGGATGACTCCCTGCCTGCAGCACCGCCACcacaaatcagaattttgaaaCGTCCTTCAAATAACGGTACCGCAGGAAACGCTGCGTCCTCGTCTCGTCCCTCTCAGCAGATGAAGTCCCTGGCCCAGCGAGAGGCAGAGTATGCCGAAGCCCGAAGAAGGATTTTGGGTAGTGCTTCTTCGGATGATACGCCTCAGGACAATCCATGCCAGGACAG GCCGGCCCGTATGAGCACGCAGCAACCGTCAGAACCAGTTCGTCCAAACAATCATGTGATCCGCCAGCCCACCGGTCCAGATGGCACCTCAGGCTTCCGACTCTGCAGATAA